In Colwellia sp. PAMC 20917, a single genomic region encodes these proteins:
- the thiC gene encoding phosphomethylpyrimidine synthase ThiC, whose translation MTKPANKLTRRERREQAETFLKNVSDQSFPNSKKVYVQGKIHDIKVGMREITLSDTLLAGNKDKPTYEKNEPLCVYDTSGFYTDESVEIDVHKGIPRLRESWIDSRGDVELLTSNSSTYAQQRLADDGVDAIRFEHLPKMRVAKKGRNVTQMHYARQGIITPEMEYIAIRENLKREEVKDKTLLLQHKGQSFGASIPTQITAEFVRDEVARGRAIIPVNINHPECEPMIIGRNFLIKVNANIGNSAVTSSIEEEVEKLVWSTKWGADTVMDLSTGRNIHETREWIMRNSPVPIGTVPIYQALEKVNGVAEDLTWEIFRDTLIEQAEQGVDYFTIHAGVLLRYVPMTAKRVTGIVSRGGSIMAKWCLAHHKENFLYTHFEDICEILKQYDVSFSLGDGLRPGSVADANDEAQFAELHTLGELTKIAWQHDVQTIIEGPGHVPLHMIKANMDEQLKHCGEAPFYTLGPLTTDIAPGYDHITSGIGAANIGWYGCAMLCYVTPKEHLGLPNKEDVKEGLMTYKIAAHAGDLAKGHPGAQIRDNAMSKARFEFRWYDQFNIGLDPERAKAYHDETLPQESGKVAHFCSMCGPKFCSMKISQEVRDYAAGLEASNKIEIQLLDEVIVLDATPTDIAQGMAEKSAEFKATGSEIYHQVK comes from the coding sequence ATGACCAAACCAGCTAACAAACTCACTCGCAGAGAACGTCGCGAACAAGCTGAAACATTTTTAAAAAACGTTTCAGATCAATCATTCCCAAATTCTAAAAAAGTTTATGTGCAAGGTAAAATTCACGATATCAAGGTAGGTATGCGCGAAATTACCTTGTCTGATACTTTATTAGCGGGTAACAAAGATAAGCCAACCTACGAAAAAAATGAACCACTTTGCGTCTACGATACCTCAGGTTTTTATACCGATGAAAGTGTCGAGATAGACGTACACAAAGGTATCCCTCGCCTGCGTGAAAGTTGGATTGATAGTCGTGGTGATGTTGAGCTATTAACATCAAATAGCTCTACTTATGCTCAACAACGTTTAGCTGACGATGGTGTTGACGCAATACGCTTTGAACACTTACCTAAAATGCGTGTCGCTAAAAAAGGTCGAAACGTTACCCAAATGCACTATGCTCGCCAAGGGATCATTACCCCTGAAATGGAATATATTGCCATTCGTGAAAATTTAAAACGTGAGGAGGTCAAAGATAAAACCTTACTACTACAACATAAAGGTCAGTCATTTGGTGCCAGTATTCCAACGCAAATTACCGCAGAGTTTGTCCGAGATGAAGTCGCGCGTGGCCGAGCAATTATTCCGGTAAACATTAACCACCCAGAATGTGAGCCGATGATTATTGGCCGTAATTTTTTAATTAAAGTAAATGCCAATATTGGTAATTCGGCGGTGACCTCTTCCATTGAAGAAGAAGTAGAAAAACTGGTTTGGTCAACCAAGTGGGGTGCAGACACGGTAATGGATTTATCAACGGGCCGTAATATTCATGAAACCCGCGAATGGATCATGCGCAATTCGCCAGTGCCCATTGGTACGGTACCTATCTATCAAGCGCTAGAAAAAGTAAATGGCGTGGCAGAAGACTTAACCTGGGAAATTTTCCGCGATACCCTTATCGAACAAGCCGAGCAAGGTGTTGATTATTTTACCATTCATGCCGGTGTACTATTACGCTATGTTCCAATGACCGCTAAGCGTGTTACCGGTATTGTCTCACGTGGTGGTTCAATTATGGCGAAGTGGTGCTTAGCGCATCATAAAGAAAATTTTTTATACACCCACTTTGAAGATATCTGTGAAATATTAAAGCAATACGATGTCTCGTTTTCACTCGGCGACGGTTTACGCCCTGGCTCGGTTGCTGATGCCAACGATGAAGCACAATTTGCCGAATTACATACCTTAGGCGAATTAACTAAAATTGCTTGGCAACATGATGTTCAAACGATAATTGAAGGTCCTGGGCATGTGCCACTGCATATGATCAAAGCAAATATGGACGAGCAACTTAAACATTGTGGTGAAGCTCCTTTTTATACCTTAGGTCCGTTAACGACTGATATTGCACCGGGTTATGACCATATTACTTCGGGTATTGGCGCCGCTAATATTGGTTGGTACGGTTGTGCCATGCTCTGTTATGTCACTCCTAAAGAACATTTAGGCTTACCCAATAAAGAAGATGTTAAAGAAGGTTTAATGACCTATAAAATTGCAGCCCATGCCGGCGATTTAGCAAAAGGTCATCCGGGGGCGCAAATTCGCGATAATGCGATGAGCAAAGCACGCTTTGAATTTCGTTGGTACGATCAATTTAATATCGGTTTAGACCCTGAAAGAGCCAAGGCTTATCACGATGAAACCTTGCCACAAGAATCGGGTAAAGTTGCCCATTTCTGCTCTATGTGTGGGCCAAAATTCTGTTCGATGAAAATATCTCAGGAAGTACGTGATTATGCCGCGGGTCTTGAAGCCAGCAATAAAATAGAAATACAGTTACTTGACGAAGTCATTGTTTTAGATGCAACGCCAACCGATATAGCACAAGGCATGGCTGAAAAGTCAGCGGAATTTAAAGCGACCGGTAGTGAAATTTACCATCAGGTGAAGTAG
- a CDS encoding M1 family metallopeptidase produces the protein MIKKRITTSLAGLVCAMVFAGHVSASNWQQESGKITHQEQLRGSITPERMWWDLIHYHLNVKVDPETKLFSGKNIMTYKVLAKGERLQIELQAPMKLEKVHQNGKALEVEQDGYSYFITPASKQEIGSEQKITMYFSGQPVTAKNAPWDGGITWKKDSNGLDFIATSNQGIGSSIWWPNKDHPADEPNNGVLISVEVPEHLMDVSNGRLIKVEDNKIDKTKIYHWQVVNPINNYGVNINIGDYVHFGEKYQGEKGQLDMDYYVLRENLAKARKQFKEAKRTIEAFEHWFGPYPFYEDSYKLVEAPYLGMEHQSSVTYGNGYQNGYLGRDRSSTGPGLLFDFIIVHESGHEWFANNITNKDVADMWIHESFTNYSESLFLEYHFTKEQAFEYVRGQRMNIGNQSPIIGEYNANRGGSGDMYDKGGNLLHTIRQVINNDEKWREILRGLGKVFYHQTVTTQDIENYISTQSGIDLSKVFDQYLRDIRIPTFEYFIKDKVMKIRWGNVVKGFDMPLRVTIAGKTQWLAPTATWTTVELEQENPNIAVDANFYISTLSVLGH, from the coding sequence ATGATAAAAAAACGGATAACGACTTCACTTGCTGGCTTAGTTTGCGCTATGGTTTTTGCTGGGCATGTTAGCGCGAGTAATTGGCAACAAGAAAGTGGCAAAATAACGCATCAAGAACAATTACGTGGCTCAATAACACCAGAAAGAATGTGGTGGGATCTAATTCATTATCATCTTAATGTAAAAGTTGACCCTGAAACTAAGCTATTTTCAGGTAAAAACATCATGACTTATAAGGTGCTAGCTAAAGGTGAACGTTTACAAATAGAGCTACAAGCGCCAATGAAGCTTGAGAAAGTGCACCAAAATGGTAAAGCGCTTGAAGTAGAGCAAGATGGCTATTCTTATTTTATCACCCCAGCCAGTAAGCAAGAAATAGGCTCAGAGCAGAAGATAACTATGTACTTCTCTGGACAGCCCGTTACCGCAAAAAACGCCCCATGGGATGGCGGTATTACTTGGAAGAAAGACAGTAATGGTCTCGACTTTATTGCCACTTCAAATCAAGGCATTGGCTCTAGTATTTGGTGGCCAAATAAAGATCATCCTGCCGACGAGCCCAACAACGGCGTGTTAATCAGTGTTGAGGTGCCAGAACATTTAATGGATGTGTCTAATGGCCGATTAATTAAAGTTGAAGACAATAAAATTGATAAAACAAAAATTTATCATTGGCAAGTTGTCAATCCTATCAATAATTATGGGGTCAATATTAACATTGGTGACTATGTTCATTTTGGTGAAAAGTATCAAGGTGAAAAAGGTCAGCTTGATATGGACTACTATGTTTTACGAGAAAACTTAGCGAAAGCAAGAAAACAGTTTAAAGAAGCAAAACGAACCATTGAAGCGTTCGAGCATTGGTTTGGTCCTTATCCGTTTTATGAAGACAGTTATAAACTGGTGGAGGCACCATATTTGGGGATGGAACATCAAAGTTCGGTAACTTATGGTAATGGTTATCAAAATGGTTATTTAGGACGTGATAGAAGTAGTACTGGCCCAGGATTATTATTTGATTTTATTATTGTCCATGAATCAGGCCATGAGTGGTTTGCCAATAACATCACCAATAAAGATGTTGCCGATATGTGGATCCATGAGAGCTTTACCAACTATTCAGAAAGTCTATTTTTAGAGTATCATTTTACCAAAGAGCAAGCCTTTGAATACGTTCGTGGTCAACGGATGAATATTGGTAATCAATCCCCTATTATTGGCGAATATAATGCTAATCGCGGTGGTTCTGGTGATATGTACGATAAGGGTGGCAATTTGTTGCATACCATTCGCCAAGTGATTAATAATGATGAAAAATGGCGAGAAATACTCCGTGGATTAGGTAAGGTTTTTTATCATCAAACAGTGACTACCCAAGATATTGAAAACTACATTAGCACACAATCAGGTATCGACTTAAGTAAGGTCTTTGATCAATATTTACGTGATATACGTATTCCCACTTTCGAATATTTTATCAAAGATAAAGTGATGAAAATTCGTTGGGGTAACGTGGTTAAGGGGTTTGATATGCCGTTACGCGTCACTATTGCCGGTAAAACACAGTGGCTAGCACCAACAGCAACTTGGACTACTGTTGAACTTGAGCAGGAAAACCCAAATATAGCCGTTGATGCTAACTTTTATATTTCGACGCTTAGTGTTTTAGGTCATTAG
- a CDS encoding outer membrane beta-barrel protein, protein MFKKTAIALTLFSLSLTAVAADWQVGGGFGQLSDSSDGDDISLNFIYGSVAYKIENSAKNFYLMPELRLGTGVGDDSLYGAKIEVESLLALSLRGQYDFNNRAYVYVMPSYANLDLKASYRGESASDDSWEFGIGAGVGYSLNKKVSVEASYETYDGTKLLSVGFKYAF, encoded by the coding sequence ATGTTTAAGAAAACCGCTATCGCACTCACTCTTTTCAGTCTATCTCTAACAGCCGTAGCAGCTGATTGGCAAGTGGGCGGTGGATTCGGTCAGTTATCTGATAGCTCTGATGGCGACGATATCTCTTTGAACTTTATCTATGGCTCAGTGGCATATAAAATTGAAAATTCAGCGAAAAATTTTTACTTGATGCCTGAACTTCGTCTCGGTACTGGTGTTGGTGACGACTCGCTTTACGGTGCTAAAATTGAAGTAGAAAGCTTACTCGCTTTATCTTTGCGTGGTCAATATGACTTCAACAATCGCGCATATGTTTATGTAATGCCGTCTTATGCAAACTTAGACCTCAAAGCAAGCTATCGTGGCGAATCAGCGTCTGATGATTCATGGGAATTTGGCATCGGTGCTGGTGTTGGTTATAGCCTCAATAAAAAAGTGAGCGTTGAAGCCTCTTATGAAACGTATGACGGTACTAAATTACTTTCTGTTGGTTTTAAATACGCTTTTTAA
- a CDS encoding tetratricopeptide repeat protein, with protein sequence MNKHFFISSKPYSLGLTALLLWVFCLPVAKSYAMKSESTAKLCQRSPSSCLEKVNIELTQVQPKSRIWFSLMQFKLSSLFILQHSDELYQETKRWIDEEDLPIPFQVTLYMYYAKSLLSHGDLVEGKRYIYKAKAQLAIMNEVYPSPIKLIEIANLQMFIGELPEAYESLNALKEKYKNSRNPQFMMELFGHLGHVARQLELHDEALAHWYATVPWSYKYGNEQQIATVHFNLAQAQQHAEQLSLAEKSYLAAIKHAEIALDVVKVSHAKLYLAEIKLQGGDKEQAEELLLAINEELLAPNLLLKLNDLKGEL encoded by the coding sequence ATGAATAAACATTTTTTTATCTCTTCAAAGCCTTATTCACTTGGACTCACAGCACTATTATTGTGGGTGTTTTGTTTACCGGTTGCAAAAAGTTATGCAATGAAAAGTGAGAGCACAGCAAAGCTATGTCAGCGCTCGCCATCATCATGCCTAGAAAAAGTTAATATTGAATTAACCCAAGTACAGCCGAAAAGCCGTATTTGGTTTAGCTTAATGCAATTTAAATTGTCCTCACTATTTATTTTGCAACACAGTGATGAGCTTTACCAAGAAACAAAACGTTGGATAGACGAGGAAGATCTACCGATCCCTTTTCAAGTCACACTTTACATGTATTATGCTAAATCTCTACTTAGTCATGGCGACTTAGTAGAAGGTAAGCGTTATATTTATAAAGCAAAAGCACAATTAGCAATAATGAATGAAGTCTATCCATCTCCAATTAAACTTATTGAAATTGCCAACTTACAAATGTTTATTGGTGAGCTACCTGAAGCCTATGAGTCACTTAATGCTTTAAAAGAAAAATATAAAAACAGCCGTAATCCGCAGTTTATGATGGAACTTTTCGGTCATTTAGGTCATGTTGCTAGGCAACTTGAATTGCATGATGAAGCACTTGCCCACTGGTATGCAACCGTTCCTTGGAGTTATAAATATGGTAATGAACAACAAATAGCGACAGTACATTTTAATTTAGCGCAAGCACAGCAACACGCTGAACAATTATCATTAGCTGAAAAAAGTTATTTAGCCGCAATTAAGCATGCTGAAATTGCTTTAGATGTTGTTAAAGTCTCTCATGCAAAATTGTACTTAGCCGAAATAAAGTTGCAGGGCGGTGATAAAGAACAAGCCGAAGAGTTATTACTGGCCATTAACGAAGAACTCTTAGCACCCAACCTGCTATTAAAGCTCAATGACCTTAAAGGTGAATTATAA
- a CDS encoding S-(hydroxymethyl)glutathione dehydrogenase/class III alcohol dehydrogenase, with product MSAVTQKTNTIKSKAAIAWGPNKPLTIEEIDVELPKKGEVLVKIIASGVCHTDAFTLSGEDPEGIFPVILGHEGGGIVEQIGEGVTSVAVGDHVIPLYTPECGECKFCKSGKTNLCQKIRETQGKGLMPDGTSRFSLNGKAIFHYMGCSTFSEYTVLPEISLAKVNPKAPLEEVCLLGCGVTTGMGAVMNTAKVEVGDTVAIFGLGGIGLSAIIGAAMAKASRIIAIDINESKFELAKKLGATDCINPKDYDKPIQDVIVELTDGGVDYSFECIGNVNVMRSALECCHKGWGESIIIGVAGAGQEISTRPFQLVTGRVWRGTAFGGVKGRSELPEYVERYLAGEFALNDFITHTMSLEKINEAFELMHEGKSIRSVIHF from the coding sequence ATGTCAGCAGTTACGCAAAAAACAAACACCATCAAATCTAAAGCCGCAATTGCTTGGGGGCCAAATAAACCCTTAACAATTGAAGAAATTGATGTAGAACTTCCCAAAAAAGGTGAAGTTCTCGTTAAAATTATCGCTTCAGGCGTTTGTCATACCGATGCTTTCACGCTTTCAGGTGAAGATCCTGAAGGAATATTTCCAGTGATTTTAGGGCATGAAGGTGGCGGGATTGTTGAACAAATAGGTGAGGGTGTCACCAGTGTTGCGGTTGGCGATCATGTTATTCCTTTATACACACCCGAATGTGGTGAGTGTAAATTCTGTAAATCAGGTAAAACCAACCTGTGTCAAAAAATTCGCGAAACCCAAGGTAAAGGCTTAATGCCTGATGGCACCTCGAGATTTTCATTAAACGGTAAAGCTATATTTCATTATATGGGCTGTTCTACTTTCTCTGAATATACCGTTTTACCTGAAATATCTTTAGCCAAAGTGAACCCTAAAGCACCGCTTGAAGAAGTGTGCTTATTGGGTTGTGGGGTAACTACGGGCATGGGCGCAGTCATGAATACGGCGAAAGTTGAAGTAGGCGATACCGTGGCTATTTTTGGTTTAGGTGGTATTGGCTTGTCGGCTATTATTGGCGCTGCTATGGCGAAAGCAAGCCGCATTATTGCGATTGATATCAACGAAAGTAAATTTGAGTTAGCCAAAAAACTGGGTGCAACAGACTGTATTAATCCCAAAGATTACGACAAACCTATTCAAGACGTTATTGTTGAATTAACCGATGGCGGTGTTGATTACTCTTTTGAATGTATCGGTAATGTTAATGTGATGCGTTCGGCCTTAGAGTGTTGTCATAAAGGCTGGGGTGAGTCTATTATTATTGGTGTTGCTGGCGCAGGGCAAGAGATTTCAACCCGCCCATTTCAACTGGTTACCGGTCGAGTATGGCGTGGTACTGCCTTTGGTGGTGTAAAAGGTCGTAGCGAGTTACCTGAATATGTTGAACGCTATCTTGCCGGTGAATTTGCTTTAAACGACTTTATTACCCATACCATGTCGTTAGAAAAAATTAATGAGGCCTTTGAATTAATGCATGAAGGTAAGAGCATTCGTAGTGTTATTCATTTTTAA
- the fghA gene encoding S-formylglutathione hydrolase, with product MLEKISSNKMFGGVQEHFQHHAESLKCPMRFAIYLPEGASKHSPVPVLYWLSGLTCTDENFVHKSGGQRMASALGIAIVCPDTSPRGVGVADDENQSYDLGLGAGFYINATEKPWSTHYKMYDYIVNELPALIAENFPVSSKKSISGHSMGGHGALTIALKNPDKYCSVSAFSPIANPINSPWGQKAFSAYLGNDKALWQQHDASVLMKASTQHIPALVDQGLADDFLQEQLQPESLISAALSNNYPLILNQHQGYDHSYFFIASFIESHLCFHAKHLGQS from the coding sequence ATGTTAGAGAAAATTAGCAGTAATAAAATGTTTGGTGGCGTTCAAGAGCATTTTCAACACCATGCTGAAAGTCTAAAATGTCCGATGCGTTTCGCTATTTATTTACCTGAAGGTGCCAGTAAGCATTCACCAGTGCCGGTTTTATATTGGCTTTCAGGACTGACCTGTACCGATGAAAACTTTGTACACAAATCAGGGGGGCAGCGTATGGCATCGGCACTCGGTATAGCCATTGTTTGCCCAGATACCAGCCCGCGTGGAGTCGGTGTTGCCGACGATGAAAACCAGTCTTACGATCTAGGATTAGGTGCGGGCTTCTATATAAATGCCACCGAGAAACCTTGGTCGACTCATTATAAAATGTATGATTATATTGTTAATGAATTGCCAGCGTTAATTGCAGAAAACTTCCCTGTATCGAGTAAAAAATCAATCAGTGGTCATTCAATGGGTGGGCATGGCGCGTTAACTATAGCGCTAAAAAATCCTGATAAATATTGTTCGGTATCTGCCTTTAGCCCCATCGCTAATCCAATTAATAGCCCTTGGGGACAAAAAGCGTTTAGTGCTTATTTAGGGAATGATAAAGCTTTATGGCAGCAACATGATGCAAGCGTGTTGATGAAAGCAAGTACACAGCATATACCGGCATTGGTTGATCAAGGTTTAGCCGATGACTTTTTGCAAGAGCAACTTCAGCCAGAATCATTGATTTCAGCGGCGCTGAGTAATAACTACCCGCTAATACTTAACCAACATCAGGGATATGATCACAGTTACTTTTTTATCGCCAGTTTTATTGAAAGTCACTTATGTTTTCATGCGAAACATTTGGGGCAATCTTAA
- a CDS encoding HutD/Ves family protein has product MFTVISPEHFKTIPWKNGQGETIELAINDGGTLADFIWRLSMANVVEDGGFSDFSGYQRNLILIAGKGINLQHDNRKTDQLNNILDVANFDGGCRTVGRLPAGEITDFNIITDKEKCSAVVKTLLARQTVELKAADLCFVYSLSGAFQLTSYQNHQIIKAGHLLKLNTLKAGEMTITGQKLIVVYLTLNT; this is encoded by the coding sequence ATGTTTACGGTTATTTCACCTGAACATTTTAAGACTATCCCATGGAAAAATGGCCAAGGTGAAACTATTGAATTAGCGATTAATGACGGTGGTACTTTAGCTGACTTTATTTGGCGCTTGAGTATGGCGAATGTTGTTGAAGATGGGGGCTTTTCTGATTTTTCAGGTTATCAGCGTAATCTCATTCTCATTGCCGGTAAGGGTATTAATTTACAACACGATAATCGTAAAACTGATCAGTTGAATAATATCCTTGATGTCGCCAATTTTGATGGGGGTTGTCGAACCGTTGGACGTTTACCTGCTGGCGAAATTACCGATTTTAATATTATTACAGATAAAGAAAAGTGCTCGGCCGTTGTGAAAACCTTGCTAGCTCGACAAACAGTTGAACTTAAAGCTGCAGACTTATGCTTTGTTTACAGTTTGTCGGGTGCATTCCAGTTAACGTCATACCAAAATCACCAAATAATAAAGGCAGGGCATTTATTGAAATTGAATACCCTTAAAGCAGGGGAGATGACGATTACCGGTCAAAAGCTGATCGTGGTTTACTTAACGCTAAATACCTAG
- a CDS encoding S10 family peptidase produces the protein MKAHHLVKIFALLLIFSPFANAENTADNSRKLPIDESSTTKHSTKVNGKKFDYTATTGTQPVWDSEGNPTASLFYTYYQRSNVKNKGARPLLISFNGGPGSASVWMHVAYTGPRVLNVDDEGYPLQPYGVKTNDYSILDVADIVFVNPVNTGYSRVLPDKEGKMPSKEQQKSMFFGVNADIKYLADWVNTFVTRNERWRSPKYLIGESYGTTRVSGLALELQSRQWMYLNGVILVSPTDIGIKRDGPVKAANRLPYFAAAAWYHQALKSDLQQKDLLDILPEVEKFTIEQYIPALAKGGFISKAEKQAIAEKVSYYSGLSVTEVLRSNLDISASYFWKELLRDREQTIGRLDSRYLGIDEKTTGSRPDYNAELTSWLHSFTPAINYYLREELNYKTDIKYNMFGDVHPWDRTNNNTGKNLRLAMAQNPYLNVMFQAGYYDGATNYFDAKYTMWQLDQSGKMQDRLSFKGYRSGHMMYLRYEDLKAANDDIRQFIKASLPDNKQAAKYKAASPR, from the coding sequence ATGAAAGCACACCATTTAGTCAAAATATTCGCCTTGTTGCTGATATTCTCACCGTTTGCTAATGCTGAGAATACTGCTGACAATAGCCGTAAGTTACCTATCGACGAAAGCTCAACCACAAAACATAGTACCAAGGTTAATGGTAAAAAATTCGACTACACTGCCACTACAGGTACTCAACCCGTATGGGACAGTGAGGGTAATCCAACCGCTAGTTTATTTTATACTTACTACCAGCGCAGTAATGTTAAGAATAAAGGCGCCCGACCTTTATTAATTTCTTTTAACGGTGGCCCAGGTTCAGCATCGGTTTGGATGCATGTTGCCTACACCGGACCACGTGTTTTAAATGTTGATGACGAAGGATATCCATTGCAGCCTTACGGTGTTAAGACCAATGACTATTCAATTTTAGATGTTGCCGATATAGTTTTTGTTAATCCAGTTAATACGGGTTATTCACGAGTTTTACCCGACAAAGAGGGCAAGATGCCTTCGAAAGAGCAACAAAAATCGATGTTTTTTGGTGTCAATGCCGACATCAAATATCTAGCAGACTGGGTAAATACTTTTGTGACCCGGAATGAGCGCTGGCGTTCACCAAAATATTTAATCGGTGAAAGTTACGGTACTACCCGTGTTTCAGGCTTAGCGTTAGAACTACAATCACGTCAGTGGATGTATCTAAATGGCGTGATTCTTGTGTCGCCAACCGATATTGGCATTAAGCGCGACGGACCGGTAAAGGCCGCAAATCGCCTACCTTATTTTGCAGCTGCTGCCTGGTATCACCAAGCACTAAAGAGCGATTTACAGCAAAAAGACTTATTAGATATTTTGCCTGAAGTTGAAAAGTTTACTATTGAGCAATACATACCCGCACTCGCTAAAGGTGGCTTTATTAGCAAAGCAGAAAAACAGGCGATAGCTGAAAAGGTCTCTTATTATTCAGGACTTTCGGTCACTGAAGTATTACGCAGTAATTTAGATATTAGCGCTTCCTATTTTTGGAAAGAACTATTACGTGACCGTGAGCAAACAATTGGTCGTTTAGATTCACGCTACTTAGGTATTGACGAGAAAACAACCGGTTCACGTCCTGACTACAATGCGGAATTAACGTCATGGTTACACAGTTTCACGCCCGCCATTAATTACTATTTACGTGAAGAGTTAAACTATAAAACAGACATTAAATATAATATGTTTGGTGATGTACATCCGTGGGATCGCACTAACAATAATACCGGTAAAAACTTACGTTTAGCGATGGCACAAAACCCTTATTTAAATGTCATGTTCCAAGCAGGTTACTACGATGGTGCGACTAACTATTTTGATGCTAAGTACACTATGTGGCAGTTAGATCAAAGTGGTAAAATGCAAGACCGTTTGTCTTTTAAAGGCTACCGCAGTGGTCATATGATGTACCTTCGCTATGAAGATTTAAAAGCGGCGAATGATGATATCCGTCAATTTATTAAAGCGTCTTTACCTGATAATAAACAAGCCGCTAAATACAAAGCTGCTTCGCCACGATAA
- a CDS encoding DUF4252 domain-containing protein, whose translation MKLSHYFLKKVTLLLAVAASFFLTGCGITAGGLHSHAGYADIESPYWWQADSEINLSLGPLAIGTARWVIDADEDPEIDALLDDVDGVRISVYNVEKNSELFKDNFIETQANLRADGWQHVVRMNDDESTDYSLMFIKSNGEVIDGLVVLSLSDNEAVFVNIIGNIHPNSFEPIMEQVYKKNDAAKRFKEVDEEE comes from the coding sequence ATGAAACTATCTCACTATTTTTTAAAGAAAGTGACCTTGCTATTAGCAGTTGCAGCAAGCTTTTTCTTAACCGGTTGTGGCATTACCGCAGGGGGACTTCACAGTCATGCTGGCTATGCCGATATTGAATCACCTTATTGGTGGCAAGCTGACAGCGAAATAAACTTGTCTTTAGGTCCATTAGCTATTGGCACAGCACGTTGGGTTATTGATGCTGATGAAGACCCAGAAATTGATGCTTTATTGGATGACGTAGATGGTGTTCGTATAAGTGTTTATAATGTTGAAAAAAACAGTGAGTTGTTTAAAGATAATTTCATTGAAACTCAAGCTAATTTACGTGCCGATGGTTGGCAACATGTAGTGAGAATGAATGATGATGAATCAACTGATTACTCACTGATGTTCATCAAGTCAAACGGTGAAGTAATTGATGGTTTAGTTGTACTGTCACTTTCAGATAATGAGGCGGTATTTGTCAATATTATTGGTAATATCCACCCTAACTCTTTTGAACCTATTATGGAGCAGGTTTATAAGAAAAATGATGCGGCAAAAAGATTTAAAGAAGTAGATGAAGAGGAATAA
- a CDS encoding DUF4252 domain-containing protein, translating into MKKLLSALIFFSSSLLMSSSAFADDITKERGYVDFASLNSVYGEPKVMVNLNKTMLGFISKINLSDPEASELISKLKAVRVQIYNMKGSDQPAIDLIAKVSKDIQSKNWLPIVSVNEEDEKVRVFTKITDDLMDGLVVMVINNKSDKDGREAVFINIVGEIDPAQINKVTKSLNIDIDLK; encoded by the coding sequence ATGAAAAAATTATTATCAGCACTTATTTTCTTTAGTTCATCATTATTAATGAGCAGTTCAGCTTTTGCCGACGACATTACCAAAGAGCGAGGTTATGTAGACTTTGCCAGTCTTAACTCAGTTTATGGTGAACCTAAAGTGATGGTTAATTTAAATAAAACCATGTTAGGTTTTATTAGCAAAATTAATCTGTCTGATCCAGAAGCATCAGAATTAATCAGCAAATTAAAAGCCGTTCGTGTACAAATCTATAATATGAAAGGTAGCGATCAACCGGCAATAGATTTAATCGCAAAAGTCAGCAAAGATATTCAATCTAAAAACTGGTTACCTATTGTCTCGGTCAATGAAGAAGATGAAAAGGTACGAGTATTCACCAAAATCACAGATGACCTTATGGATGGTTTAGTCGTTATGGTTATTAACAATAAAAGTGATAAAGACGGTCGTGAAGCGGTATTTATTAACATTGTTGGTGAAATAGACCCGGCACAAATTAATAAAGTAACCAAATCACTTAACATTGATATTGACTTAAAATAA